The nucleotide sequence AACCAGCTCGCTTTTCACGTATATCTTCCCGGTTTCATAAGGAGCAGCTACTTCCCCGCTTTCTTTGCGAATTTGAATAGCCACGCTATAACAGGGCTTGCCAACCGAATCAGGCCTCTCGCTATTTTCCTCATTGGATAAGACGGTCACAAAGCTTAACTCGCCAGCCCCGTAAAATTCGAACATCTTCAGTTGCGGAAACATCCTCCGTATTTTGCTTTTAGAATCTTTTTCCCATTTAGCACCAGACGAAATAAAAGTCAGCGGCTGCCTCACAATCTGGTCCTGTCTTAACAGGGCCTCGATCATTGTAGGTACAAGATAAACAGCCGTAATCCGATAATTTTGAATGACCTGCAAGGTAGCAGACGGCGAAAACTTTTCTAATAAATAAACGGTGCCGCCTAGAAATAACGTACTGATCGCTCCGTAAAGAAAATGGGAATGGATCAGGGCACCTGGCACGAGCGTGTATTCATTTTCTTTCAATCCAAAATCGTGCCTGTTGCATTTAAAACTGGCAAGCCAGGATTGCTGCGAACGAACAAACGCTTTTGGTGCTCCTGTAGAACCGGAAGTAAACCCCATATAAAAAGGAGTATGACCAGCTATCTCTCTCTGAGATCGTTCCTGTATTTGTTCAATTTCATTTGAAATGCTCTCCCAACTGAAAATGGCGGTATCAATAAAATCAATCTTTTTAGATAAACTCTCTGTTGTCACAATCAAAGACGGAGAACAAACACGAAGCCGCTTGTCCAGTTCATCTCTGCTCCATTTCGGATCTAACGGGACAGCTGTCCATCCTGCTGCCGCCGATCCGGCAAATAATTGTAAAAACGGCAGTCCGTTACTCATAAAAATGCCCACCGTCTTGTTTTCCTGCTCTTTTGAATGGAGCCAGCCGGCTGTTTGAAGAACGAGCTGATGCCATTCCCTCCAGCTCACCTCCCGATCCGGTGTTTTCACCGCCAGTTGATCAGGATGGCGATGAACATGCTCGGAATAAATAGAAGTAATAGATGCCATAATGATTCTTCCTTTCTAAATCAAAAAGCGGCTTATCCTGCTTTAACAAACTGTTTGGCAACTGCTGTCGACTTTCTTAGCTTATAGACTAAATAAGAAGCGGCTGTAGCTTTGATTAAATCTCCCGGGATATAAACGAGACTAATTTTAATCGTGTGAATAAGCGACAAATCCATAACGAAAGCTTGAACAGGTATACCAAATAAATAAAGGGTAAACACACCGATAGTTAAATTGATGAGCAAAATCTTTCGTAACGTCCATGCTTGAAAGCGAGAAAGTAAAAAACCAAGCAAAGCTGCTACAATTGGATAGCTGAATAAGTAACCGGCGCTTGGCCCGATGAATACTCCAATGCCCCGCGTCCACCGGATAAAAGCGGCAAGCCGGCAGCTACAAGCAATAGGAAAGTAACCTGACTCATAAACCCAAGTCGAGCGCCTAATACTCCCCAGCGAGAATAACGCCTAATGTTTGCAATACGATTGGTACGGGAGTAAACGATAGCATAATGGGCGGAACCATTCCAAGTACCGCCATTACGGCTACAAATAAGGCTACATAGGTTATTTCTCGGGTCTTCATGTAAATTCCTCCTTATTCTCCTTATCTAGTAAACTAAAAACACTGTCAGTTTATTAGATAGAAAAATAAAAGTCAACCTAAAATTAATAAGGTTTACATATATATTTTTTACGGGCGATAGCTGACAAATCTCCTTTCAAGCTCTCCATCATCCAGCCGCTGCTCACAGAAAGGGATATAAATGTCAGCAAAAAAGCCGTGCCATTCGTTTGATTTTCAAACGGCACAGCTGATTTCTCTCTCTATAAAATAAAATGACCGGTGCCTCCTCAAAAAGAGATCGATTTATTTAAGATGGAACCTTATTTCCTTGGCAGCCTCCTCGGCTATTCTTATGGCTTCCTCTTTTGTATCTGAAGAGGTGATCACATACCCATAACGGTCTCCCATTGATAAAGGAGGCTGCAGCATCTTCCCTTTTTTAGGCTTGATAAACACTTCTTCTACCCCCGGAACTCGCAAGCAACGCTTCTTTCCCGTTACTTTTAACAATTCTCCTTTAGAATCAACAGTTAGATAATGAGTATAAACAAATTGGGCATGTTTTCTCTCCAAATCCGGTTCCTGTCCTACAAATAATTTAATCGTTTCTTCAACCAGGTTAATTCCGTAAGCTACCTCAATCATCCGGTTCATGGCCCCGCCTGATATTCGAGGGTTAATCTCAATTAATTTCCATTCGTTTTTGACTAACCTCATTTCTAGATGACAGGCCCCATTCTTCATCCCAAGACTGTCCAAAACGGAGCTTACTGTTCTAAACACATGATTGTAAAATGACTCTTCCATGTCAGCTAACACGCAGTAGCCAGTAACAATAAACCGTTTAAAATAAGTAATCTCTTGTTCAATCACAGCCACAATATGCAATTTTCCATCATGCACTAGAGCTTCAATTAAATATTGAGGACCCTCTAAATATTCTTCTACTAAAATTTCCTCGTTGCCTTTTTTTATTAATTTTTTAATAGACTCTCTTAATTGTTTCTTATTCCTTGCCAATAAAACGTCTTTTGACCCTGTGGATGTAGGTGATTTCACAATAAGGGGGAACGGTTTCTGTTGTTCATTGAGAAAGTCACTTAAGTATTGATCGGTTGTATACCGCGCAAAATACGGGGATACGGGATGGTCTTTAAGAAGTTCCCGGGTTAGGACTTTATCTTCCATCATTCGAATTGGTTCAGAAGAAACAACGCTCGTGCAAAACTCTTCTGTCAAAGCCGCTGCCACCTGAACAAAAGGGTCGATAAAGCTTAAAATAGCTACTATTTGTTTTCCTTGATTTTGTATTTCTTTAATGTTCTCTACTAATTGATCGTGATCGTCCAACTTTGTTAAGATCATCCGATGAACATCTGGAAATTCAAGCCTTTGCTGCAAAAACTGTTCCCTGTCCGTTAATAATACATTAAAAAATCCCAATCTTTCTGCAGCTTTAATGGCTTCTCTGCTTGATCCGGACTTATTGCTTCCAATAAAAATAAGAGTTCTCATTTGTTATATTCCTCTTCCTGCTATCATAGGTTTTCATTAAGGCTTCATTTTTGTGCTTATATAAACAGGATATAAAAAATAGGAAAATTGGTTCTGCATCACTGACAAAATAGGCAATTTTTTGGTGAGTTGATAGGAGGGGGGATGAAATGAAAAATGGTCTTAGTCGGAATGCTTCATCATCGGAAAGATCCTGAAAAGGTCAGGAGAGCCTATGCTTATGCCGTTGTGGCTAAAGCGGAAGGCATTGATTTTTTTTACTTTACTCCCGGAAAAGTAGATGTAGAGAGAAAGAGAATACAAGGAAAAGTCTATAAGAATGGCCATTGGGTTGATAAGGAATTTCCTTATCCGGATGTAGTGATTAATTCGAGCTCTCCTATGAACGATAAAGCTGCGAGGGTAGTTGATGAGTTATCTTACACTATTCCATTTACAAGCCTCTCCATTGGAAATAAATGGTCTGTGCATAAGCGACTTGAGCGAGGAAAAGACTTTGCCTCTTTTCTTATTCCTACTTATCATTTAACGACTGATATTAGATGGATGGACATGATTGAGCAATATTCAAAGATCATTATTAAACCAGTGTCTGGCCATCAGGGCAACGGAATTATCTTTATTGAAGTTCATGGAAAAGACCGTTATAGAGTGAATAACCAAGGTCATATTGTCATGAATACTAAAGAAGAACTGATGAAGCTTGTCCACTCGAAAATACAGGAGCAAGTCTATATCATCCAGCCATTTATTTCTTGCCAAATAAAGACCGGCCATGTATACGATTTCAGATTGCATGTACAAAAGAATGGAGAAGGAAAATGGGTGATTACCTCTATCTATCCACGGATAGGCAAATTGGGAACCATTACGTCAAATATGGGCAGTGGCGGCTATACCGCTTTTTTAGATGATTTTCTAAAGGCCGAGTTTAATGATTCCTGGTATGATATTAAGCGGGAGCTGGAATGGTTCGCCGTAAATTTCCCTGTCCACTTCGATTCTTTATATGACCACAGTTCTTTTGATGAATTAGG is from Bacillus sp. PK3_68 and encodes:
- a CDS encoding AMP-binding protein, which encodes MASITSIYSEHVHRHPDQLAVKTPDREVSWREWHQLVLQTAGWLHSKEQENKTVGIFMSNGLPFLQLFAGSAAAGWTAVPLDPKWSRDELDKRLRVCSPSLIVTTESLSKKIDFIDTAIFSWESISNEIEQIQERSQREIAGHTPFYMGFTSGSTGAPKAFVRSQQSWLASFKCNRHDFGLKENEYTLVPGALIHSHFLYGAISTLFLGGTVYLLEKFSPSATLQVIQNYRITAVYLVPTMIEALLRQDQIVRQPLTFISSGAKWEKDSKSKIRRMFPQLKMFEFYGAGELSFVTVLSNEENSERPDSVGKPCYSVAIQIRKESGEVAAPYETGKIYVKSELVCDGYVTTTGVQRLQDSQGWSTVDDMGYCDEEGFLYIKGREKNMILYGGINVFPEEIEAVLSLHPEVELAAVVGLKDPYWGEVVAAVIKGRATKQPLKRLCKEQLASYKIPRKWFFMEDIPMTAGGKIARAKLKEELEKGVSSHL
- a CDS encoding ATP-grasp domain-containing protein, yielding MRTLIFIGSNKSGSSREAIKAAERLGFFNVLLTDREQFLQQRLEFPDVHRMILTKLDDHDQLVENIKEIQNQGKQIVAILSFIDPFVQVAAALTEEFCTSVVSSEPIRMMEDKVLTRELLKDHPVSPYFARYTTDQYLSDFLNEQQKPFPLIVKSPTSTGSKDVLLARNKKQLRESIKKLIKKGNEEILVEEYLEGPQYLIEALVHDGKLHIVAVIEQEITYFKRFIVTGYCVLADMEESFYNHVFRTVSSVLDSLGMKNGACHLEMRLVKNEWKLIEINPRISGGAMNRMIEVAYGINLVEETIKLFVGQEPDLERKHAQFVYTHYLTVDSKGELLKVTGKKRCLRVPGVEEVFIKPKKGKMLQPPLSMGDRYGYVITSSDTKEEAIRIAEEAAKEIRFHLK
- a CDS encoding YheC/YheD family protein, coding for MVLVGMLHHRKDPEKVRRAYAYAVVAKAEGIDFFYFTPGKVDVERKRIQGKVYKNGHWVDKEFPYPDVVINSSSPMNDKAARVVDELSYTIPFTSLSIGNKWSVHKRLERGKDFASFLIPTYHLTTDIRWMDMIEQYSKIIIKPVSGHQGNGIIFIEVHGKDRYRVNNQGHIVMNTKEELMKLVHSKIQEQVYIIQPFISCQIKTGHVYDFRLHVQKNGEGKWVITSIYPRIGKLGTITSNMGSGGYTAFLDDFLKAEFNDSWYDIKRELEWFAVNFPVHFDSLYDHSSFDELGIDVGIDEKRKLWLFEVNWRPGPPVIFNLELDVARNAIHYAAYLAKNV